Genomic DNA from Oscillospiraceae bacterium:
CTTATAAGGCTTTTGCCTGAGGATTTTGAAATGCCAAGCATAACGGGAGCTTTGGCAAAGGAAGGGGATACTGTGCTTCTTGTAATGCCGCAGGATATACAGGCGCCTAAAGGAAGACTTATTTTGCCACAGGTGCAGACTACAAGAGATTTGCTTGATAAAAAATGTGTTGTTATAAGCGTTACATTGGATAAATTAAATCAGGCTCTTGATACTCTTAAACAGCCTCCAAAGCTTATAATTACAGATTCACAGGTTTTTAAAAGTGTATACGAATTAAAGCCAAAGGAAACTGTTTTAACATCTTTTTCAGTGCTTTTTGCGGCATATAAAGGGGATTTGCCTTACTATTTCGAGGGTGCAAAGGCAGTGGAAGGCTTAAATGAAAATTCTAAAATTCTCATAGCTGAATGTTGCACACACGCGCCTCTTTCGGAGGATATAGGACGTGAAAAAATCCCAAAGCTTTTAAGAAAAAGATTTGGACAGAATTTGAAAATAGATATAGTCGGAGGCACCGATTTTCCTCAGGATTTAAGTGAGTACGATTTGATAATTCAATGCGGCGGCTGTATGTTCAATAGAAAATATATAATGTCAAGAATACAACGTGCAAAAAATCAAAATATACCTATGACAAATTACGGAGTCCTTTTAGCACATTTAAGCGGTCTTGTAATAAAAGAGGACAGAACGGCACAATGTTCACTTTAAGACTCAAATTTATTTTTTGTTGTCCATTTCTTTAATTTTTCCTCTTCTGTGTTGTTTTTTAAAAGTCGGACTGCTTCTTTTAAAATATCGCTGTTTTTGCTGTGTTTTATAGAGGGTTTAACAATAAATATGGCTTCTTCGATAATATCACTTTTCGGATTTTTTATAATAACAATATTTTTATAAACGCCTTTTATCATAACAGAGCCCCTTTGAACATTGGATTTTAACAGTATTTTTAACGTAAAATGGAGAATATATGCAAACATATAAAATTTTGCTTGCTTTTTATTTGGAAATATAGTAGAATAATCGTATATATACTTAAAAGGGGAAATTGAAAAATGGTAACAGCAGGCGATTTTAGAAACGGCGTAACTTTTGAAATGGATGGAAACGTATATCAGATTATAGAATTCCAGCACGTTAAGCCCGGTAAGGGAGCAGCTTTTGTAAGAACAAAAATTAAAAATGTTATTTCAGGAGCAGTTGTTGAAAAAACCTTTAACCCTACCGATAAATTTGAAAATGCATATATTGAAAGAAAAGATATGCAGTATCTTTATAATGATGGAAATCTTTATTACTTTATGGATTTGGAAACTTATGAGCAGATTCCGATCAATGAGGATACTTTGAGCGATAACTTCAAGTTTGTTAAAGAAAATATGGAATGTAAGGTTCTTTCCTATAAGGGAAATGTTTTCGGAGTAGAGCCTCCTCTATTTGTTGAGCTTGAAATTACAGAAACAGAGCCCGGCTTTAAGGGTGATACAGCTCAGGGAGCAACAAAACCCGCAACCTTGGAAACAGGTGCTACAATAAAAGTTCCGTTGTTCATCAACCAGAACGAGGTCATCAGAGTTGATACAAGAACAGGCGAATATATGGAAAGAGCATAATTTTTGCTTTTTAACATAAAATAGTTATTAGCAGAAATTAAATGAACGGAGGATAAAAATGAATATCACTGAAAAAGCAGGATACTTAAAAGGTCTTGCAGAAGGTCTTGATATCAGTGCAGACAGTAAAGAAGGAAAGCTTCTTTTAGCCCTTGTAGATGCTTTTGCACAGTTGGCAGATGAGGTGGATACTTTGGATGCTGATTATGAAGAGCTTCACGCATACGTTGAAGAGCTTGATGAAGATTTAGGCGAATTAGAGCAAACAGTTTACGGTGAGGATGACTGTGATTGCGATTGTGATTGTGATTGCGACGATGAGGATTTTGATGACGAGGAATATTCCGTTATTTGTCCCACCTGTAAAGAGAGCATTTTTCTAACTGAAGAAGATATAGAAAATGCAAAGGTTGAATGTCCTTTCTGCAATGAGAAAATTGAGATAGGATTTGAAGAGTGCGATGATGATTGCGACTGCGGTTGTCATTGTGATTGCGAATAATTTTAAAGCATCGGAAAAGCTTTTCCGATGCTTTTTTTGCTTAATTGACAAAAGTTGAGAACCAATATATAATAAAATTATAAGAGATATTTTAAATACATAGGGAGCGTTAAAATGAAATATAATTATAAAAAGGGAGTACTTGTTGTTTTTGTCTTTTTAGTGGTTATAGCACTTATAATAACTATATCATCTTTTGTAAAAGCATTGTTGGGATTGTCTGATGATACTGTTATTTCTATGGCTATTTCTATTGTTGAAGTGGTAGGCGTTCTTATATCGTTAATTGTTGCGGTACGTCAATTAAGCGATTCTAAGGAGATTTCAAGAGCCTCTTTTGTTACAGAGCTTAACAGAACCTTTACTGAAAATAAAGATAATATGGAGCTGTATACAGCACTTCAGGACTGTCTTGATTCAAAATGTGCTAAAGAAAATAACTGTACGGAGGAAACTGAGTGTAATTTAAAATTCCCTAAAGTAGTAGTCTCAAATTATTTAACTTTTTTTGAAACTATCTATCTGTTAGAAAAAAACGGCGCAATAGATTTTGAAATGTTGGATGATTTGTTTGCATATCGTTTTTTCTTGGCAGTACATAGTAAATTTGTTCAGCAAGTAAAGCTTAAGCCTCAGCCTGAAAACTTTAAAAATATTTTCTGCTTAGAGTATGAATGGATGATGTACCGTAAAAACAAAGCAGGAAAAAATGATGCTGAAAACAGCGTTTATAAAAAGAATAAGCTTGAAAATCTTCTTGTAACAGAAGAACAAAAAGAAATGTATAGCAAGTGGATAAAGGAGTGCAGAAATTTTTAAATGAAAATTGATATTGAAAAATTTGTTTTTAAAGAATGTTCGAAAGAACAGCTTGATGATATATTGAGAATACAGGAAGAAACCTTTAAAAATCTTGAAGCCTCAGAGCTTTTGCGTAAAAATACACCCGAAATGTTATTAGAGTGCTTACAGCCTCCTCACATCACCTTGGGAGCGTGGTATGAAGGTGAATTAGCGGCATTTTCTGTTTTGTATTATCCTCATACCAAAGAAGAAAGCTTATGCGATTATTTAGACAATGTGGATTGTCTTGGGCTTAAAGATGCTAATTATAAGCTTTGTATTGTAAAAGAAAAGTTCAGAGGAAACTCTCTGCAATATGAATTGGAAGTAAGATTAGAAAAATATGCAGTTGAAGCAGGAGTAAAAATTCTGTGTGCAACTGCATCTCCCCATAATATTCACAGCATAAAAAACATTGAAAAAATGGGATATAGCTATAATAAGACCTTAAATAAATACGGATTAGTGAGAAATCTTTATTATAAATTTATTTAATATTTTTTTTAGCAGTTAATATACACAGTGTAACCGATAAATCAATTATAGCAAAAAATGCGATAGATAAGCTGTTTAAGGCTAAGTAAGTAATTAAGACAATAAATAAAAATAAAGCTGTAATTATAAAAAAATCAAGCCATTTTGGTATTTTGATTTTTGATGTATACGATAATTCCAGTATGGTTGAAAGTAAAGAAATCATAAAACGCATCTCCCTTATTGATAGTATACTCAGCTTTTGCGAAATGAATGAAAGGAAAAGCTATGAAAAACAATAAGAAAAAAGCACCAATAATTTCTGCTTGTGTAATTATTGGGATATTGACAATTTTTTTGGCAACAGTGATATTACCTTTGATAAAAGAGGTATATGGATTTTTGATTGCAATAGTAATTTTGGGTATTTACGGTATTGCTGTTATAGCGGTAATAATAGGTGTATCAATAGCCTTGCATCAACGTCTTAAGGAGATTGAAAGCGGCGAGGAAGAAGAGGCTAAAAAATATTAAGAATAAGGAGAAAATGGTATGTTATTATTAAGTATCAATTATGTTCCGGGACGTGAAATAGAAGCGTTGGGAATGGTTAAAGGAACAATAGTTCAATCTAAAAATTTCGGAAAAGATTTTATGGCAGGAATGAAAACACTGGTCGGCGGTGAAATTAAAGGCTATACCGAAATGCTTATAGAAGCCCGTCAGATAGCTACTAAACGAATGGTAGATGAGGCAAAAGCTTTAGGAGCAGATGCGGTTATAAATATTATGTTCGGTTCTTCCTCTGTTATGGCAGGAGCTGCTGAAGTAATAGCTTACGGAACAGCAGTAAAATTCAAATAACAAAAATATAAAATGATTTTAAAAGGTTGAAATTTTATGAAATGGTTGTTGGGATATAGCGACAAAAAAGAAGAACTACCGTTAAATTATAAAGAGGTTAGCGTTCCTACTGATGTACAGCTTGAATTTTTACAGGAGGGAGCCGAAGATATCTTCTTCGGCTCAAACTTCAAAAAATATGAGTGGATGGAAGATAAATGGTGGCATTTCAAAACCACAATATTTATCGAGAAAAAGGAAGGCTTTATACCGGTACTGACCTTTAAAGGTATAGATTACGGATATACGATTTATATTGACGGTAAGCAAATTATAGAGGATGAAGGAATGTTTACGCCTGTAAGCATCAATTTGTCTGAGTATGAAGGAAAAGAGATAGAGGTACTTGCGTTATTACATCCTATTCCCAAAGTAGAGGGAATGGCAAAGGACAGAACACAGGCGTCTGCATCTTGTATTCCTGCTGTTTCTTATGGATGGGATTGGCATCCCAGATTAGTGCCGATAGGTCTTTATGATGACGTTGAGCTTTGTTATAAGCCTGATACATATATAAAAGATTATAATATTTTTTATAATGTTACAGAAGATTTATCAAAGGTAAGCGGATATCTTGATGTGGATGTTGTAAATCCCAAGGGAGATATAACATTGGAAATTTTTGAGGCGGAAACTTGTGTATATAAAAGCACAGCTTTATGCACTCGAGAGAGCAGAGTAAGCTTTGAAATTGACAATCCTAAGCTTTGGTGGTGCGTAAGTCAAGGCGAACAAAATATGTATACACTTAAGCTTACAGCAGGAAGCGACTCTGTTTGTAAAAAAATAGGCTTTAGAAAAGTGCGTCTTGTAATGAATGCAGAGTCCGTTGAATGAAGCTCATTCCCAAAAACTCAAAGTAAAGCACCTATTACTTTAGAGTTAAATGGAAGAAGAATATTTGCGAAGGGTACTAACTTTGTTCCTCCTGAAATATTTGCAAGTAAGCTCAACTATGAAATTTATAAAAAACAGCTTCAGCTTGTGCTTGATTGTAATATGAATATTATTCGTATGTGGGGCGGCGGTCTTGTAAATAAGGAAAGCTTTTTTGAATTATGCGATGAAATGGGTATTATGGTATGGCAGGAGTTTCCTCTCGCTTGTAATAACTATAAGGATAATGACCATTATCTCAAAGTTCTCGATAAAGAGTCCCGTTCAATAATCAAAAGGCTAAAAAAACACCCCAGCGTAGTTATGTGGTGCGGCGGAAACGAGCTTTTCTGCTCCTGGAGCGGTATGACAAATCAATCAAAGGCAATAAGATTGCTTGATAAAAACTGCTATGAATTAGATGAAAATACACCCTATTTACAGACATCACCCCTTTACGGAATGGGACACGGCCACTATATGCCTTTTTCTTCTATGTTTACCGAAACTATGACAGATATAATAGAATCTGACTTTACAGCATATACAGAGTTTGGCGTTCCGGCGCCCTCACCCTTTGAATACATTAAAAAATTCACCCCCGAAGAAGAATGGTATACTGTTGAACCGGGTACAAGCTGGGAATGGCATCACGCACTTAAAGCTTGGGATGGAAATGAAAACACCTGGTTTTGCAGAGATATGATTGAAAGATATTACGGCAAAGCTAAAACTCTTGGTGAGATTATTGAAAACGGAGTGGAGCTTCAAGGGGAAGTGCTTAAGCATATTTTTGAAGAAGCAAGACGTAAATGGCCTAAAACATCAATGGCTCTTAACTGGTGCTTTAATGAGCCTTGGCCCAGTGCTGCAAACAACAGTGTAATAAACTATCCCGATATACCTAAACAGGGATATTACGGAGTGCAGGCAGCTCTTCGTAATCAAATGTTCAGCGTAAGAGTAAAGAAAATGATACATTATCCGGGCTCAACACTTAATTTTGAAATTCATCTGCTCAATGATTTACCTGAGAAGCTTAAAGGACAAAAGTTCAGCGTTGAATTGTCAGACAAAAACGGAACATTTAAGCGTTGGGATAATCTTTACAGCAATGAGGTAGAGGAAAGGTCCTCCAATATAATACTTGCTCTGAGTACTGTGTTGCCTAACAGCATATCAAATAAATTTAAAATAAACATTATCTGTGAAGATAAACACCTTTCCAGCGAATATCTTATGTTTGCAAGAACACCTGATTTAGTTTAATAAGTGCAAAAATAGCAACTCTGAAAAAGAGTTGCTATTTTATCAATTGTTTTCAATATGTTTTTTCAGTGCATTAAAGGATTTTTCACTTATAGCGTGCTCTATTTTGCAAGCATCGTCGGAAGCAGTTTTTTCATCTACTCCAAGCTGTATCAAAAACTTTGTTAAAAGCATATGACGTTCAAACATCGTTTGGGCAATTTTTTCACCCTCTTGAGTAAGCTTTATATTGCCGTCAGACTCAACTGTAATATAATTTCCGTTTTTTAAAATTCCCATAGCACGACTGACGGAGGGCTTGCTGTACCCCAGATATTCTCCTACATCAATTGCGCGTACTGTAGTTTTCTTTTTAGAGAGAACATAAATTGATTCTAAATACATTTCGCCCGATTCTTGTAAAGACACTTTAATACACCGTCCTTTAAAAGTAGTATACCATAAAAAAAACAGTTTTTCAATACTATTAGTTTAAGCATTTCTTTATTAAAAAAGTTCATAAAATGTTAACATATTAAAAAATCAGTAGTTTATACTAAAAATATATTTATATGAAAATAAAGAAGGAGAGATGAAAGATAGAACAATATAATGTAGAAGGAATGAGCTGTGCCGCGTGTAGCGCACGTGTTGAAAAAGCTGTTTCAAAGCTTGACGGCGTAAGCTCTTGCTCGGTTAATCTTTTAACTAATTCTATGTCAGTTGAAGGCTCTGTTGAGCCGGAAACTGTTATTGAAGCAGTAAAAAAAGCAGGATATAATGCTTCATTAAAGGAAACCTATAAAAAAGAAAAAAATACATCTAAGGATAACGATATTCAAGATACAGAAACAGGAATATTGAAAAAAAGGCTAATTTCTTCGATTGTTTTTCTTGTTCTTCTTATGTATATTTCTATGGGCGCAGTTATGTGGAGCTTTCCGCTTCCTGACTTTTTTGTGAATAATCCGTTGGCAATCGGATTGCTTCAGATGATTATATCTGCGCTTGTAATGGTTATCAATCAAAAATTCTTTATAAACGGAATAAAAGGCTTAGTGCGATTTTCTCCCAATATGGATACATTGGTAGCCTTAGGCTCGTTTTCTGCCTTTGTATACAGTACTGTAATGCTCTTTGTTATGATACCTGAAAGCAACGCATCGCATTACCTTCATAATCTTTATTTTGAGTCAGCTGCTATGGTGCCTACCTTAATAACCTTAGGCAAATTGTTGGAAGCAAAGGCGAAAGGAAAAACAACCAGTGCGTTAAAAGGACTGATGAGCCTTGCTCCCAAAACAGCAGTTTTGATTAAAGAGGGACAGGAGATAACAGTTGATATTGAACAGGTAAAGCAAGGGGATATTTTTGTAGTACGGCCCGGAGAAAGTATAGCTGTAGACGGTATCGTTTTAGAAGGGAAAAGTGCAGTTGATGAATCGGCGTTGACAGGGGAGAGTATACCTGCTGATAAAGAGGTAGGAAGCAGCGTTTATGCCGCAACTTTAAATAAATCGGGATATATTCAGTGTCAAGCGACAAAGGTAGGGCAGGATACTACTTTTTCCCAAATTATTCAAGTGGTCAATGATGCAGCCTCTACTAAGGCTCCTATTGCAAAGATAGCCGATAAGGTTTCGGGCGTTTTTGTTCCTATTGTAATTATAATTGCCGCTATAGCCTTTGCAATTTGGCTTCTTGTTGGGCAGAGTCTTGGTTTTTCCCTTGCCAGAGCAATATCGGTTCTTGTTATAAGCTGTCCTTGCGCTCTCGGACTTGCAACTCCTGTTGCAATTATGGTAGCAAGCGGTGTTGGAGCAAAAAATAATATTCTTTTTAAAAATGCAACATCTCTTGAAATTACAGGAAAAGCAAAAATTATAGCTCTTGATAAGACGGGAACTATTACTTTGGGAGAGCCTAAAGTATCTGATGTTATTGTAGCAGACAAAGTGTCGGAAAAAGAACTTTTAAAGCTGGCAGCTTCCCTGGAGCAAAACAGTGAGCATCCGTTGGCAAAAGCGGTTGTTGCATATGCTTTAGAACAAAATATTTTTCCTGATAAGGTTAATGATTTTGAAGCTTTTACAGGAAACGGCGTTTTTGCTACCATTGAAAATGCTTTGCTTTATGGCGGTAATTTGCAGTTTGTAAGGGATAAAGCAAATATATCGGAAGAAATGATAAAGAAGGCTGATGAGCTTGCATCAAGCGGAAAAACCCCGATATATTTTGTAAAAGACAAAGAACTTGTTGGTATTATAGCTATATCAGATGTTATTAAGCCTGACAGTAAAGAGGCAATCAGTCAGCTTAAAAATATGGGAATACGTGTTGTTATGCTGACAGGTGATAATATAAAAACAGCAAATGCAATAGGAAAATTGGCAGGGGTTGATGAAATCTTTGCCGATGTAAAACCGCAAGATAAAGAAAAGATAATTCGTGATTTTCAAAAGCAGGGCAAGGTTATTATGGTTGGAGACGGTATAAACGATGCTCCTGCCCTTGAAAGAGCAGATGTGGGAATTGCTATTGGCACAGGTACGGATATTGCCATAGATGCCGCTGATGTAGTTGTTATGAAAAGCTCTCTTTTGGATGTTGCAGCGGCTATAAAATTAAGTCGTGGAACTATAAAAAATATATACGAAAACTTATTCTGGGCATTTGGATACAACATAATAGGAATTCCACTTGCAGCAGGCGCATTTATTCATATTTTAGGTTGGCAGTTAAATCCTATGTTTGGTGCGGCGGCAATGAGTGTATCCAGCGTTTTGGTAGTGTCTAATGCTTTAAGGTTAAATTTTTTGAAAATAGGAAAGGAAATTGTTAAAATGAAAAAAATAATCAAAATTGAAGGTATGATGTGTCCTCACTGTGAGGCAAGAGTAAAAAATATATTGGAACAAATGGAAGAGGTTGAGATGGCAGAGGTTAGCCATAAGGATAAAAAAGCAATAGTAACTCTTGCAAAAGATATTGAAGAGCAAAAATTGAAATCGGTAATTGAAGAACAGGGCTATAGTGTTATACAGATTGATAATTATAACATATAGGAAGGAAAATAAAATGTCAAAAATACTTGTAGTTGTAGATATGCAAAATGATTTTATAGACGGCGCTTTAGGTACAAAGGAAGCTGTTAAAATAGTGCCCTATGTAAAAGAGATAATCGAAAACTTTGACGGTAAGATTTTATTTACAAGAGATACTCACTTTGAAAATTATATGCAAACACAAGAAGGCAAAAATCTTCCTGTTCCCCATTGTATAAAGGGAAGCCAAGGCTGGCAGATACATTCTCAGCTTGAAGCTCTTCGAACAACTGACGCTATTGATAAAGTAACCTTCGGCTCAAAAGAGTTAGTGGAAATATTAAAGAAAGAAGAAAATATAGAAAGCATAACCTTTGTGGGCTTATGTACCGATATATGCGTTATTTCAAATGCAATGGTAGTAAAAGCTTTCTTTCCGGAAATTCCTCTTATAGTAGATGCGAAGGCTTGCGCAGGAGTAACTCCCAAAAGCCACGAAACAGCTTTAGAAGCTATGAAAATGTGTCAGATAAAAATATTGGAATAATGATAAAAGCCTCCTATAGTATAAATGAATCAACTATAGGAGGTTCTTCTTGTTTTAAAGGTATTGTAGAACTCTCTTTATAAACTTGTTGACATTTCAACAAGTATAACGGCGCTGTTGTGGTAGCGTTCTTTAAAAATTAACATAAAGACTCAGTTAAAATATAAAATACCCCTTGAATGTAAATTTTATCACATTCAAGGGGTATTTCTTGTGTTAGTGACTTAAAG
This window encodes:
- the hydF gene encoding [FeFe] hydrogenase H-cluster maturation GTPase HydF, coding for MTKSLNETPNASRLHIGFFGKRNSGKSSLINAFTGQEVSIVSDTAGTTTDPVYKAMEINGLGACVLIDTAGFDDVGELGQIRVEKTKEAAEKTDIAVVVFSDYEIEKELLWIESFKQRKTPIVAVIGKTDVVEAPQRLAEIIEEKTSIKPIEVSALHKKGIEELKQELIRLLPEDFEMPSITGALAKEGDTVLLVMPQDIQAPKGRLILPQVQTTRDLLDKKCVVISVTLDKLNQALDTLKQPPKLIITDSQVFKSVYELKPKETVLTSFSVLFAAYKGDLPYYFEGAKAVEGLNENSKILIAECCTHAPLSEDIGREKIPKLLRKRFGQNLKIDIVGGTDFPQDLSEYDLIIQCGGCMFNRKYIMSRIQRAKNQNIPMTNYGVLLAHLSGLVIKEDRTAQCSL
- a CDS encoding GNAT family N-acetyltransferase, which codes for MKIDIEKFVFKECSKEQLDDILRIQEETFKNLEASELLRKNTPEMLLECLQPPHITLGAWYEGELAAFSVLYYPHTKEESLCDYLDNVDCLGLKDANYKLCIVKEKFRGNSLQYELEVRLEKYAVEAGVKILCATASPHNIHSIKNIEKMGYSYNKTLNKYGLVRNLYYKFI
- a CDS encoding YbjQ family protein, whose protein sequence is MLLLSINYVPGREIEALGMVKGTIVQSKNFGKDFMAGMKTLVGGEIKGYTEMLIEARQIATKRMVDEAKALGADAVINIMFGSSSVMAGAAEVIAYGTAVKFK
- a CDS encoding metal-dependent transcriptional regulator: MSLQESGEMYLESIYVLSKKKTTVRAIDVGEYLGYSKPSVSRAMGILKNGNYITVESDGNIKLTQEGEKIAQTMFERHMLLTKFLIQLGVDEKTASDDACKIEHAISEKSFNALKKHIENN
- a CDS encoding cysteine hydrolase, which translates into the protein MSKILVVVDMQNDFIDGALGTKEAVKIVPYVKEIIENFDGKILFTRDTHFENYMQTQEGKNLPVPHCIKGSQGWQIHSQLEALRTTDAIDKVTFGSKELVEILKKEENIESITFVGLCTDICVISNAMVVKAFFPEIPLIVDAKACAGVTPKSHETALEAMKMCQIKILE
- a CDS encoding heavy metal translocating P-type ATPase, with the protein product MEQYNVEGMSCAACSARVEKAVSKLDGVSSCSVNLLTNSMSVEGSVEPETVIEAVKKAGYNASLKETYKKEKNTSKDNDIQDTETGILKKRLISSIVFLVLLMYISMGAVMWSFPLPDFFVNNPLAIGLLQMIISALVMVINQKFFINGIKGLVRFSPNMDTLVALGSFSAFVYSTVMLFVMIPESNASHYLHNLYFESAAMVPTLITLGKLLEAKAKGKTTSALKGLMSLAPKTAVLIKEGQEITVDIEQVKQGDIFVVRPGESIAVDGIVLEGKSAVDESALTGESIPADKEVGSSVYAATLNKSGYIQCQATKVGQDTTFSQIIQVVNDAASTKAPIAKIADKVSGVFVPIVIIIAAIAFAIWLLVGQSLGFSLARAISVLVISCPCALGLATPVAIMVASGVGAKNNILFKNATSLEITGKAKIIALDKTGTITLGEPKVSDVIVADKVSEKELLKLAASLEQNSEHPLAKAVVAYALEQNIFPDKVNDFEAFTGNGVFATIENALLYGGNLQFVRDKANISEEMIKKADELASSGKTPIYFVKDKELVGIIAISDVIKPDSKEAISQLKNMGIRVVMLTGDNIKTANAIGKLAGVDEIFADVKPQDKEKIIRDFQKQGKVIMVGDGINDAPALERADVGIAIGTGTDIAIDAADVVVMKSSLLDVAAAIKLSRGTIKNIYENLFWAFGYNIIGIPLAAGAFIHILGWQLNPMFGAAAMSVSSVLVVSNALRLNFLKIGKEIVKMKKIIKIEGMMCPHCEARVKNILEQMEEVEMAEVSHKDKKAIVTLAKDIEEQKLKSVIEEQGYSVIQIDNYNI
- the efp gene encoding elongation factor P yields the protein MVTAGDFRNGVTFEMDGNVYQIIEFQHVKPGKGAAFVRTKIKNVISGAVVEKTFNPTDKFENAYIERKDMQYLYNDGNLYYFMDLETYEQIPINEDTLSDNFKFVKENMECKVLSYKGNVFGVEPPLFVELEITETEPGFKGDTAQGATKPATLETGATIKVPLFINQNEVIRVDTRTGEYMERA